The sequence below is a genomic window from bacterium 336/3.
TAAGATTTTTCCTACATTCGATTTAGGTAACTCAGTTCTGAATTCTATATCACGTGGCTGTTTGTAGCCTGTCAGATTTTCTTCACAATATTTACGAACTTCTTGTTCTGTGAGGCTTTCATCTTTCTTTACAATATAAATTTTTACACGTTCTGTAGCCTTTGCATCAGGTACACCAATAACTGCTACTTCCAATACTTTAGGATGCCCTGCTACTACATCTTCTACTTCATTAGGATACACATTAAAACCAGACACCAAAATCATATCTTTTTTCCTATCTACAATTCTAAAGAAGCCATCTTCTTGCATTACACCAACATCCCCAGTTTTGAACCAGCCATCTTCTGTGAACACTTTGGCTGTTTCATCAGGTCTATTCCAATAACCAAGCATCACATTGGGTCCTTTCGCACAAATTTCACCTGCTTCGCCAAGTTGTACATCTTTGCCATCATCATCAATAAGCTTAATATCCACATTAGGTACAGGTATCCCAATTGAGCCTATTTGTTCTGTACCATCAATCGGGTTACAAGTAAGTACAGGAGCTGTTTCACTTAACCCATAGCCTTCAGCAACTGCAATACCTGTCATTTGTTTCCATTTTTCGGCAACTGGTTTTTGCATTGCCATACCACCAGCCACAACTACTTTTACATTAGTCCAATTGATTTTCTTAAAATCTGGGTGATTCATCATCCCTACAAACAAGGTATTGAGCCCTGTAAGTACTGTAAATTTATTTTTAATCATTTCACCTAAGAAACTTGGCATATCTCTCGGATTGGCAATCAATATATTTTTAGCTCCGATAGCCACCATAGAGAAGCAATTCACAGTCAGTGCAAACACATGATACAAAGGTAAAGGTGTTATAATTACCTCTTGAGGTGATTCTTTAAGTTTGGGACCCATCCAAGCTTTTATTTGCATCATGTTTGCCAAAATATTTCTATGAGTAAGCATTGCTCCTTTAGAAACACCCGTTGTACCACCTGTATATTGTAAAAATGCTAAATCAGAGCCTTTGGAATCTACAGGAGTAAATGTTTTTTTAGCTCCCATGGATAAAGCTTTATTAAAAGAAACTGCATTGGGGATGTTAAAAGGAGGTACCATTT
It includes:
- a CDS encoding long-chain fatty acid--CoA ligase (Activates fatty acids by binding to coenzyme A), coding for MSETKLWLQKYHASIPKEINPDQYSSLVAFLDEHLKKYANLPAYQFMDKVLSYKEIDKKSQDFAAYLQSLGLQKGDKVGLQMPNILQYPVALFGILRAGFTAVNVNPQYTVREMEHQYKDADVKVVIIVANFAQNLEKALPHTNIKHVIVTEIGDMLGFLKGKIVNYVVKHKKKMVPPFNIPNAVSFNKALSMGAKKTFTPVDSKGSDLAFLQYTGGTTGVSKGAMLTHRNILANMMQIKAWMGPKLKESPQEVIITPLPLYHVFALTVNCFSMVAIGAKNILIANPRDMPSFLGEMIKNKFTVLTGLNTLFVGMMNHPDFKKINWTNVKVVVAGGMAMQKPVAEKWKQMTGIAVAEGYGLSETAPVLTCNPIDGTEQIGSIGIPVPNVDIKLIDDDGKDVQLGEAGEICAKGPNVMLGYWNRPDETAKVFTEDGWFKTGDVGVMQEDGFFRIVDRKKDMILVSGFNVYPNEVEDVVAGHPKVLEVAVIGVPDAKATERVKIYIVKKDESLTEQEVRKYCEENLTGYKQPRDIEFRTELPKSNVGKILRKVLKDEMKAQVESSGRA